A genomic stretch from Halobellus sp. LT62 includes:
- the lysW gene encoding lysine biosynthesis protein LysW, with translation MAETITAEDPLTGEEIEIPADVEVGEIVDSPATGAELEVVSVDPITLEEAPELEEDWGE, from the coding sequence ATGGCAGAGACCATCACCGCAGAAGACCCGCTGACCGGAGAAGAAATCGAGATCCCCGCCGACGTCGAGGTCGGCGAAATCGTCGACAGCCCCGCGACCGGCGCGGAGCTGGAGGTCGTCTCGGTCGACCCGATCACACTCGAAGAGGCCCCCGAGCTCGAAGAGGACTGGGGCGAATAA
- the lysX gene encoding lysine biosynthesis protein LysX — MKVGLLYSRIRKDEKLLLTELRERGHEVEKIDVRKEQFNIAEPPESLEGVDLVVDRCLATSRSLYTTQFLDAYDIPVVNGAETADICADKVKNSLALERAGVPTPNTEVAYTVDSAMETIEEFGYPCVIKPVVGSWGRLMAKVESPSAAEAILEHKATLGHYQHKVFYVQEFVEKPGRDIRVLAVDGDPVAAMTRSSDHWLTNAAKGGKVAEFDLDDRARELVEAASDAVGGGLLGVDLMETGSDYTVHEVNHTVEFKALNDAVDVDVPATVVDWLESKAEQATGTETAV; from the coding sequence ATGAAAGTTGGGCTGCTCTACTCCCGGATTCGGAAGGACGAAAAGCTCCTCCTCACGGAGCTCCGCGAGCGCGGCCACGAGGTGGAGAAGATCGACGTCCGGAAGGAGCAGTTCAACATCGCCGAACCGCCGGAATCGCTCGAGGGGGTCGACCTCGTCGTCGACCGCTGTCTGGCGACGAGTCGGAGCCTCTACACGACGCAGTTTTTGGACGCGTACGACATCCCGGTCGTCAACGGTGCCGAAACCGCCGACATTTGTGCCGACAAGGTGAAAAACAGCCTCGCGCTCGAACGCGCGGGCGTGCCGACGCCGAACACGGAGGTCGCCTACACCGTCGACTCCGCGATGGAGACCATCGAGGAGTTCGGCTACCCCTGCGTGATCAAGCCCGTCGTGGGCTCGTGGGGTCGCCTGATGGCGAAAGTCGAATCGCCGTCGGCCGCCGAGGCCATCCTCGAACACAAGGCGACGCTCGGCCACTACCAGCACAAGGTGTTCTACGTGCAGGAGTTCGTCGAGAAGCCCGGCCGCGACATCCGCGTGCTGGCCGTCGACGGCGATCCGGTCGCCGCGATGACGCGCTCGTCGGACCACTGGCTCACCAACGCCGCGAAGGGCGGCAAAGTGGCCGAGTTCGACCTCGACGACCGCGCCCGCGAGCTCGTCGAAGCCGCCTCCGACGCCGTCGGCGGCGGGCTGCTCGGCGTCGACCTGATGGAGACTGGTTCCGATTACACGGTCCACGAAGTAAACCACACCGTCGAGTTCAAGGCGCTGAACGACGCGGTCGACGTCGACGTTCCCGCGACGGTCGTCGACTGGCTCGAATCGAAAGCCGAACAAGCCACCGGGACGGAAACAGCCGTATGA
- the argC gene encoding N-acetyl-gamma-glutamyl-phosphate reductase codes for MSGDDSHADAGDDAAYTAAVVGGSGFTGGELLRLLYQHPEFDVVQATSRSKERKTVGHVHPNLREMDLRFTSPEELESVDALFAATPHGVSMEHIDEFQDAADTVVDLSADFRLDTEEQYDEWYDGHVCPEYLEKSEYALPEINRENLPGAELIASGGCNATATILGLKPLFDAGILEGDEQAVVDVKVGSSEGGAGGGDASSHPERSGIVRPYAPTGHRHEAEIEQFLGLSVSFTVHAVDMIRGASATCHLFPSAPVSKGDLWKAYRDAYADEPFMRTVAGGGGVYRYPEPKAVAGTNFGEVGFEIDPGNRRLVVFSAIDNMMKGSAGQAVHAANIALGIEETAGLEFTGLHPVGAP; via the coding sequence ATGAGTGGTGACGATTCACACGCGGACGCCGGGGACGACGCGGCCTACACCGCCGCCGTCGTCGGCGGCTCCGGATTCACCGGCGGCGAGCTCCTGCGCCTGCTGTATCAGCATCCCGAGTTCGACGTCGTGCAGGCGACGAGCAGATCGAAGGAGCGCAAGACCGTCGGCCACGTCCACCCGAACCTCCGCGAGATGGACCTCCGTTTCACCTCGCCGGAGGAACTCGAATCCGTCGACGCGCTCTTCGCGGCGACGCCGCACGGCGTCTCGATGGAGCACATCGACGAGTTTCAAGACGCTGCCGACACCGTCGTCGACCTCTCGGCGGACTTCCGCCTCGATACGGAGGAGCAGTACGACGAGTGGTACGACGGGCACGTCTGTCCCGAATACCTCGAAAAGTCGGAGTACGCCCTGCCCGAGATCAACCGCGAAAACCTCCCGGGGGCCGAACTCATCGCCTCCGGCGGCTGCAACGCCACCGCGACGATCCTCGGGCTGAAGCCGCTGTTCGACGCCGGCATTCTGGAGGGCGACGAGCAGGCCGTCGTCGACGTGAAGGTCGGTTCCTCGGAAGGCGGTGCGGGCGGCGGCGATGCCTCCAGCCACCCCGAGCGCTCGGGTATCGTGCGCCCGTACGCGCCGACCGGCCACCGCCACGAGGCCGAGATCGAGCAGTTCCTCGGGCTCTCGGTCTCGTTCACCGTTCACGCCGTGGATATGATCCGCGGTGCGAGCGCGACCTGTCACCTCTTCCCGAGCGCGCCCGTCTCGAAGGGTGACCTCTGGAAGGCCTACCGCGACGCCTACGCCGACGAGCCGTTTATGCGGACCGTCGCCGGCGGTGGCGGCGTCTACCGCTACCCCGAGCCGAAGGCCGTCGCCGGGACCAACTTCGGCGAAGTCGGCTTCGAGATCGACCCCGGAAATAGAAGACTGGTCGTCTTCTCGGCGATCGACAATATGATGAAAGGCTCGGCCGGACAGGCCGTCCACGCCGCGAACATCGCGCTCGGCATCGAGGAGACGGCTGGCTTGGAGTTCACGGGACTCCACCCCGTCGGCGCGCCCTGA
- a CDS encoding acetylglutamate/acetylaminoadipate kinase translates to MTTEPTTHDDSRDARQTQQFGPEAARPLRTDGGSEESLPPVVVKVGGARAVDPAGAVEDVAELVEQGREVVVVHGGSTAVDDTLEELGEEPTYVETPGGVVGRFTDERTMEVFSMVMPGKLNTDLTVTLRAAGVDALGLSGVDGGLLTGPRKSAVRVVEDGKKKIKRGDHSGKITGVNGALLETLLGDGYTPVVTVPMLADDGVAVNADADRAAAAVAGALGAELVVLTDVSGVYADPDDASTLIESVATPAEFDTLTDAAEGFMTKKVMAAKEALDGGAVTVIVADANADDPIIAALDGGGTHIHASAVADPDEGTDAEDSDAEETEVTQ, encoded by the coding sequence ATGACCACCGAACCCACCACACACGACGATTCACGCGACGCCCGCCAGACGCAGCAGTTCGGACCCGAGGCGGCGCGACCGCTTCGCACCGACGGCGGCAGCGAGGAGTCGCTCCCGCCGGTCGTCGTGAAGGTCGGCGGCGCTCGCGCGGTCGACCCAGCGGGCGCGGTCGAGGACGTCGCCGAACTCGTCGAGCAGGGGAGGGAAGTCGTCGTCGTTCACGGCGGCTCGACCGCCGTCGACGACACGCTCGAAGAACTGGGCGAGGAGCCGACGTACGTCGAGACGCCCGGCGGCGTCGTCGGTCGCTTCACCGACGAACGTACGATGGAGGTGTTCTCGATGGTGATGCCCGGCAAGCTCAACACCGACCTCACGGTCACGCTCCGCGCTGCCGGTGTGGACGCGCTCGGCCTCTCCGGCGTCGACGGCGGCCTCCTGACCGGCCCGCGCAAGTCGGCCGTTCGGGTCGTCGAGGACGGGAAAAAGAAAATCAAGCGCGGCGACCACTCCGGGAAGATCACGGGCGTCAACGGCGCGCTGCTGGAGACGCTGCTCGGCGACGGCTACACGCCGGTCGTCACCGTGCCGATGCTGGCCGACGACGGCGTCGCGGTCAACGCCGACGCCGACCGCGCGGCGGCGGCCGTCGCCGGCGCGCTCGGCGCTGAACTGGTGGTCCTCACCGACGTTTCCGGCGTCTACGCCGACCCCGACGACGCGTCGACGCTGATCGAATCGGTCGCGACTCCCGCGGAATTTGATACACTGACGGACGCCGCGGAGGGCTTTATGACGAAGAAAGTGATGGCGGCGAAGGAGGCGCTCGACGGCGGCGCGGTGACCGTCATCGTCGCCGACGCGAACGCCGACGACCCCATCATCGCGGCGCTTGACGGCGGCGGCACGCACATCCACGCCAGCGCGGTCGCCGATCCCGACGAGGGGACTGACGCCGAGGACAGTGACGCCGAGGAGACGGAGGTGACACAATGA
- a CDS encoding aspartate aminotransferase family protein gives MSGGFVFSEKPIQIESGDGAYLYDTKGTEYLDFGASYAVTPLGHSHPAVTEAIQEQAETLTYVQASYPVEVRTELYEKLAALAPGDIENVWLCNSGTEANEAAMKFARAATGRSKIVATKRGFHGRTMGALAMTWKDKYKKPFEPLAGGVEFVPYGDGEALAEAVDDETAAFFVEPVQGEGGIHPATTEYLQHAREVTDEAGAALVFDEIQTGVGRTGNLWACEGVGVEPDILTSAKGIANGLPLGATLVKDWIADNPGDHGSTFSGGPVVCAAANATLDTIVDEDVPAHAAHVGEYLRSELEAAAETHDLPVREVRGSGLMIGIQIKRGANRVLKNLALSEQVLALPAGRTVVRLLPPLTIDESHADQFVESFAEVLG, from the coding sequence ATGAGCGGCGGCTTCGTCTTCTCCGAGAAACCGATTCAGATCGAGTCCGGCGACGGTGCGTACCTGTACGACACGAAGGGAACCGAGTACCTCGATTTCGGGGCCTCCTACGCCGTCACGCCGCTCGGACACTCGCATCCGGCCGTCACCGAGGCGATTCAGGAACAGGCCGAGACGCTGACCTACGTGCAGGCGTCGTACCCCGTCGAGGTCCGCACCGAACTGTACGAGAAGCTCGCGGCGCTCGCGCCCGGCGACATCGAGAACGTCTGGCTGTGTAACTCCGGGACCGAGGCCAACGAGGCGGCGATGAAGTTCGCCCGCGCGGCCACCGGCCGCTCGAAGATCGTCGCGACCAAGCGCGGCTTCCACGGTCGCACGATGGGCGCGCTCGCGATGACGTGGAAGGACAAGTACAAGAAGCCGTTCGAGCCGCTGGCCGGCGGCGTCGAGTTCGTCCCCTACGGCGACGGAGAAGCGCTCGCCGAAGCCGTCGACGACGAGACCGCGGCGTTCTTTGTAGAGCCCGTACAGGGAGAAGGCGGCATCCACCCCGCCACGACCGAGTACCTCCAGCACGCACGCGAGGTGACTGACGAAGCGGGCGCGGCGCTCGTCTTCGACGAGATCCAGACCGGCGTCGGACGCACCGGCAACCTCTGGGCCTGCGAGGGCGTCGGCGTCGAGCCCGACATCCTCACGTCGGCGAAGGGGATCGCGAACGGCCTGCCGCTCGGTGCGACCCTCGTGAAAGACTGGATCGCGGATAATCCCGGCGACCACGGGTCGACCTTTTCGGGGGGTCCCGTCGTCTGCGCCGCGGCGAACGCCACGCTCGATACGATCGTCGACGAGGACGTTCCCGCGCACGCCGCACACGTCGGCGAGTACCTGCGGAGCGAACTGGAGGCGGCTGCGGAGACCCACGACCTGCCCGTCCGCGAGGTGCGCGGTTCGGGGCTGATGATCGGTATTCAGATCAAGCGCGGCGCGAACCGCGTGCTGAAGAACCTCGCGCTCTCCGAGCAGGTGCTCGCGCTCCCGGCGGGTCGGACGGTCGTCCGCCTGCTCCCGCCGCTGACCATCGACGAGAGCCACGCCGACCAGTTCGTCGAGTCGTTCGCGGAGGTGCTGGGATGA
- a CDS encoding [LysW]-lysine hydrolase, producing MSAELDDEEVADGESVSATEGNAVGFGMNHGVFDVQENLTEGLTEAQTLLADLVSIPSPSGEETAAAERLKAFFEAHDREVWIDDVGNVRAPADDSVLLTSHIDTVPGDVPVKIENGVLWGRGSVDATGPLASMAVAAVETGVSFVGVVGEETSSRGSWHLVEDRDAPEAVINGEPSGWDGITLGYRGFLSGTYVSTSELGHSSRPEDNAIQSAVNWWSSVADFFDEDESDGVFDTVTTKPVRFDGGPTEDGLAVEATVDVQFRVPPKFTIDDIREVAEGELTRGGVHWEKPIPPVMTSPRTEVARAFRVAIRQAGGEPRLLRKTGTSDMNIFAGAWDCPMATYGPGDSDLDHAPNEHLDLAEYDSAIDVLVDVCERLQKQE from the coding sequence ATGAGCGCCGAACTCGACGACGAGGAGGTCGCCGACGGCGAGTCGGTCTCGGCGACCGAGGGAAACGCCGTCGGCTTCGGGATGAACCACGGCGTCTTCGACGTACAAGAGAATCTCACCGAGGGGCTGACCGAGGCGCAGACGCTCTTGGCGGATCTCGTCTCGATTCCCTCGCCGTCCGGCGAGGAGACCGCGGCCGCAGAACGCCTGAAGGCGTTCTTCGAGGCGCACGACCGCGAAGTGTGGATCGACGACGTCGGCAACGTCCGCGCGCCCGCCGACGACTCGGTGCTTCTCACTTCCCACATCGACACCGTCCCCGGCGACGTGCCGGTGAAGATCGAGAACGGCGTGCTCTGGGGTCGCGGGAGCGTCGACGCCACGGGACCGCTCGCGTCGATGGCCGTCGCGGCCGTCGAGACGGGCGTCTCCTTCGTCGGCGTCGTCGGCGAGGAGACCAGTTCTCGCGGCTCGTGGCACCTCGTCGAAGACCGCGACGCGCCCGAGGCCGTCATCAACGGCGAGCCCTCCGGATGGGACGGAATTACGCTCGGCTACCGCGGCTTCCTCTCGGGGACGTACGTCTCGACGAGTGAGTTGGGTCACTCCTCGCGTCCCGAGGACAACGCGATCCAGTCGGCCGTCAACTGGTGGTCGAGCGTCGCGGACTTCTTCGACGAGGACGAGTCCGACGGCGTCTTCGACACCGTGACGACGAAGCCGGTCCGCTTCGACGGCGGGCCCACCGAGGACGGCCTCGCGGTCGAGGCGACCGTCGACGTGCAGTTCCGCGTCCCGCCGAAGTTCACCATCGACGACATCCGCGAGGTCGCGGAGGGTGAACTCACCCGCGGCGGCGTCCACTGGGAGAAGCCGATCCCGCCGGTGATGACGAGCCCGCGCACCGAGGTCGCCCGCGCGTTCCGCGTCGCGATCCGGCAGGCCGGCGGGGAGCCGCGCTTGCTCAGAAAGACCGGCACCAGCGATATGAACATCTTCGCCGGCGCGTGGGACTGTCCGATGGCGACCTACGGCCCCGGCGATTCGGATCTGGACCACGCGCCGAACGAACACCTCGACCTCGCGGAGTACGACAGCGCGATCGACGTGCTCGTCGACGTCTGCGAGCGCCTTCAGAAGCAGGAGTGA
- the argF gene encoding ornithine carbamoyltransferase — MLETDHFLDIDDLTTDELQTVLDRASAIKAGEDDTRLPDQTLGMLFEKPSTRTRISFETGMTQLGGHAIFLGPEDIQLGHGEPLSDTSRVLSRYVDAVMARLFDHEDLIEIAEYADVPIVNGLTDDAHPCQTLADLLTIKEAFGGFDDVRVAWVGDGNNVGQSLVIGAAMVGLDLTISTPETYGMADAVLEQAAELGHEPTVVEDPKDAVDDADVVYTDVWISMGQEDQRHEKLAAFDGYQVNKRLLADSDAQVMHCLPAHRGEEITGDVLESERSLVWDQAENRLHAQKGLLVELLDA; from the coding sequence ATGCTCGAAACCGACCACTTCCTCGACATCGACGACCTGACGACCGACGAACTGCAGACCGTCCTCGACCGCGCGTCGGCGATCAAAGCCGGCGAGGACGACACGCGATTGCCCGATCAGACGCTCGGGATGCTCTTCGAGAAGCCGAGCACCCGAACGCGGATCTCCTTCGAGACCGGGATGACTCAGCTCGGCGGGCACGCCATCTTCCTCGGTCCCGAGGACATCCAGCTCGGCCACGGCGAGCCGCTGTCTGACACCTCTCGCGTGCTCTCCCGGTACGTCGACGCCGTGATGGCGCGGCTGTTCGACCACGAGGACCTGATCGAAATCGCCGAGTACGCCGACGTTCCAATCGTCAACGGCCTCACCGACGACGCGCACCCGTGTCAGACGCTCGCCGACCTGCTCACGATCAAGGAGGCCTTCGGCGGCTTCGACGACGTGCGGGTCGCGTGGGTCGGCGACGGCAACAACGTCGGCCAGTCGCTCGTGATCGGCGCGGCGATGGTCGGGCTGGATCTGACGATCTCGACGCCGGAGACGTACGGAATGGCCGACGCGGTGCTCGAACAGGCCGCCGAATTGGGCCACGAGCCGACCGTCGTCGAGGACCCGAAAGACGCCGTCGACGACGCCGACGTCGTCTACACCGACGTCTGGATCTCGATGGGGCAGGAGGACCAGCGCCACGAGAAGCTCGCGGCCTTCGACGGGTATCAGGTGAATAAGCGGCTGCTCGCCGACTCCGACGCGCAGGTGATGCACTGTCTGCCCGCCCACCGCGGCGAGGAGATCACCGGCGACGTCTTAGAGTCCGAGCGCTCGCTCGTGTGGGACCAAGCGGAGAACCGCCTGCACGCCCAGAAGGGGCTGCTCGTCGAACTGCTCGACGCCTGA